Proteins found in one Podarcis muralis chromosome 5, rPodMur119.hap1.1, whole genome shotgun sequence genomic segment:
- the EDEM2 gene encoding ER degradation-enhancing alpha-mannosidase-like protein 2, with product MLLSAQRPLHRLGWLWLWVLHSLGQPPPAAGKEVDVARYRERVKSMFYHAYDNYLENAFPYDELRPLTCDGQDTWGSFSLTLIDALDTLLILGNVSEFQRVVSVLQEGVNFDIDVNASVFETNIRVVGGLLSAHLLSKKAGVEVEAGWPCSGPLLRMAEDAARKLLPAFQTPTGMPYGTVNLLHGVNPGETPITCTAGIGTFIVEFATLSHLTGDPIFEDVARKALKTLWKNRSDIGLVGNHVDVVTAKWVAQDAGIGAGVDSYFEYLVKGAILLQDEELMSMFLDYNKAISNYTKFDDWYLWVQMYKGTVSMPVFQSLEAYWPGLQSLIGDIDSAMRTFLNYYTVWKQFGGLPEFYNIPQGYTVEKREGYPLRPELIESAMYLYRATQDPTLLELGRDVVESIEKISKVECGFATIKDLRDHKLDNRMESFFLAETVKYLYLLFDPDNFIHNNGSSFDVVLTPYGECVLGAGGYIFNTEAHPIDPAALHCCRKQKEEQWEIEDLVREFYSLKRSKKFTLTRTSGGREAERHKDSADTSSEGRKEQMNTKQKEKRKIPLLSCPSQPFNSKLAVLGQVFLDNT from the exons ATGCTGCTGTCGGCGCAGCGCCCCCTGCACCGGCTGGGCTGGCTCTGGCTGTGGGTGCTGCACTCGCTGGGGCAGCCCCCTCCGGCCGCCGGGAAGGAGGTCGACGTCGCCCGCTACAG AGAGCGAGTCAAGTCCATGTTTTATCATGCTTATGATAATTACCTGGAAAACGCCTTCCCGTATGATGAACTGCGCCCTCTGACATGTGATGGGCAGGACACTTGGGGAAG ctTTTCTCTCACACTGATTGATGCGCTGGACACTCTGCTA ATTTTGGGGAACGTCTCTGAATTCCAGAGAGTTGTCAGCGTGTTGCAGGAGGGCGTGAATTTTGATATTGATGTAAATGCTTCTGTCTTTGAAACCAACATCAGAG TGGTCGGCGGACTGCTGTCTGCTCACTTGTTGTCAAAGAAGGCCGGTGTTGAAGTGGAAGCAGGATGGCCCTGCTCTGGGCCCCTCTTGAGGATGGCAGAGGATGCAGCTCGAAAACTTTTGCCAG CCTTTCAGACTCCAACTGGAATGCCATATGGGACAGTGAACTTACTACACGGAGTAAACCCTGGAGAGACACCAATTACTTGTACTGCTGGAATTGGTACATTTATAGTGGAATTTGCTACATTAAGTCATCTTACAGGTGACCCAATATTTGAGGATGTTGCCAGAAAGGCTCTTAAGACCCTCTGGAAAAATCGTTCTGATATTGGCTTG gtGGGTAATCATGTTGATGTGGTAACTGCCAAATGGGTAGCCCAGGATGCTGGCATTGGAGCCGGAGTAGATTCCTATTTTGAGTATCTTGTTAAAGGAGCCATCCTCTTGCAGGATGAGGAGCTGATGTCAATGTTTCTAG ACTACAACAAAGCTATAAGCAACTACACAAAATTTGATGATTGGTACCTCTGGGTTCAGATGTATAAAGGAACAGTCTCAATGCCTGTTTTTCAGTCCCTTGAAGCCTACTGGCCTGGCTTGCAG AGCCTCATTGGAGACATAGATAGTGCAATGCGAACATTCCTCAATTATTACACTGTTTGGAAGCAGTTTGGTGGGTTGCCCGAGTTCTACAATATTCCCCAGGGTTATACAGTGGAAAAGCGTGAAGGGTATCCACTTAGACCTG AACTGATAGAGAGTGCAATGTACCTATATCGTGCTACCCAAGATCCCACCCTTTTGGAACTGGGCAGAGATGTTGTAGAGTCAATAGAAAAAATCAGCAAGGTTGAGTGTGGCTTTGCAACA ATCAAAGACCTGCGAGATCACAAACTAGATAACCGCATGGAGTCCTTCTTCCTGGCTGAAACAGTGAAATATTTGTATCTACTGTTTGATCCTGACAACTTCATCCATAACAATGGGTCATCCTTTGACGTCGTACTGACACCCTATGGAGAATGTGTTCTTGGTGCTGGTGGATACATCTTCAATACTGAAGCTCATCCTATAGACCCTGCTGCACTGCACTGTTGCAGGAAACAAAAGGAAGAGCAGTGGGAGATAGAAGATCTAGTGAGAGAGTTCTATTCTCTGAAAAGAAGCAAGAAGTTCACTTTGACAAGAACTTCCGGTGGAAGAGAAGCAGAGAGGCACAAAGACTCTGCAGATACTTCTTCGGAAGGCCGCAAAGAGCAAATGAACActaaacagaaagagaaaaggaaaatccCACTCCTGAGCTGCCCTAGTCAACCCTTTAACTCCAAACTGGCTGTTCTAGGGCAGGTCTTCTTAGACAATACTTGA